In Variovorax paradoxus, a single genomic region encodes these proteins:
- the hutI gene encoding imidazolonepropionase, which yields MKSANEFPSADGLWTGLCLATDAAVEGAIVVAQGAIRWVGARSALPAEFAGLAPHDGGGALVTPGLVDCHTHLVYGGQRANEFAMRLAGASYEDVAKAGGGIVSSVRATREADEDTLFAQASARLEQLLADGVCAIEIKSGYGLSLEHERKQLRVARRLGAAYGVTVRTTFLGAHALPPEYAGRSSDYIDLVCNEMLPALAAEGLVDAVDVFCERIAFSLAETEQVFQAAKALGLPVKLHAEQLSDMGGAALAARYGALSCDHIEHLSAEGIEAMRRSGTVAVLLPGAYYTLRDTHLPPIAALRAASVPMAVSTDHNPGTSPALSLLLMVNMACTLFRLTVPEALDGVTVHAARALGLQDTHGAIAPGMPANFVLWNVREAAELAYWFGQQPVRTVVRQGRIAIGANA from the coding sequence ATGAAATCCGCCAACGAATTTCCTTCCGCCGACGGTCTTTGGACCGGTCTTTGCCTCGCCACCGATGCCGCGGTGGAGGGCGCCATCGTCGTGGCGCAGGGCGCGATCCGCTGGGTCGGCGCGCGCAGTGCGCTGCCCGCCGAGTTCGCGGGCCTTGCGCCGCACGACGGCGGCGGCGCGCTCGTCACGCCGGGCCTCGTCGATTGCCACACGCACCTCGTCTACGGTGGCCAGCGCGCCAACGAATTCGCGATGCGGCTTGCGGGCGCGAGCTACGAAGACGTGGCCAAGGCCGGCGGCGGCATCGTCTCGTCGGTGCGCGCCACGCGCGAGGCCGATGAAGACACGCTGTTCGCGCAGGCCTCGGCCCGGCTGGAGCAACTGCTGGCTGACGGCGTATGCGCCATCGAGATCAAGTCGGGCTACGGCCTGTCGCTGGAACACGAGCGCAAGCAGCTGCGCGTGGCGCGCCGCCTCGGCGCAGCCTACGGCGTGACCGTGCGCACCACTTTCCTCGGCGCGCACGCGTTGCCGCCCGAATACGCGGGCCGCAGCAGTGACTACATCGACCTGGTCTGCAACGAGATGCTGCCCGCGCTCGCGGCCGAAGGGCTGGTCGATGCGGTCGACGTGTTCTGCGAGCGCATCGCTTTTTCGCTCGCCGAAACCGAGCAGGTCTTCCAGGCCGCGAAGGCGCTGGGCCTGCCGGTGAAGCTGCATGCCGAGCAGCTCTCGGACATGGGCGGCGCTGCACTCGCCGCACGCTACGGCGCGCTGTCGTGCGACCACATCGAGCACCTGTCGGCCGAGGGCATCGAGGCAATGCGCCGCTCGGGCACCGTGGCCGTGCTGCTGCCCGGCGCCTACTACACGCTGCGCGACACCCACCTGCCGCCCATCGCCGCGCTGCGCGCCGCGAGCGTGCCGATGGCGGTGTCGACCGACCACAACCCCGGCACCTCGCCGGCGCTGAGCCTGCTGCTGATGGTCAACATGGCCTGCACCCTGTTCCGCCTGACGGTGCCCGAGGCGCTGGACGGCGTCACCGTGCATGCCGCGCGCGCGCTCGGCCTGCAGGACACGCACGGCGCCATCGCGCCCGGCATGCCCGCCAACTTCGTGCTGTGGAACGTGCGCGAAGCGGCCGAACTCGCCTACTGGTTCGGACAGCAGCCCGTGCGCACCGTGGTGCGGCAGGGGCGCATCGCCATCGGAGCCAACGCATGA
- a CDS encoding formimidoylglutamate deiminase: protein MTHTLFAADALLPEGWAKNVLLTWDDVGRLTQVQSGTQRPVDTQAATGPVVPGMPNLHSHAFQRAFAGLTEHRAEQQDSFWSWRTLMYRFAARLGPQHMEAIATWLYTEMLEAGYTGVCEFQYVHHDVDGRPYADDATLSLALLRAAKKVGIGFTLLPVLYQTGGFGDQPPTDGQRRFIRSTESMLRLLEALKPACDAQGARLGLAPHSLRAVPPESLRDAIAGLEAIDRTAPIHIHIAEQTKEVDDCVAWSGLRPVEWLLDHAPVDARWCLVHATHMNDAEYEYAAQSGAVAGLCPTTEANLGDGIFDFAKWRGYGGAWGVGSDSHASVNAAEELLMLEYSQRLGKRQRNVGASAAQPHVATALTLEAVQGGARASGRAVGGLAVGQQADFVVLDASHLALQGLSAPDMLSAHVFASHRTSAIDAVWVAGEVRVAAGRHALHTDAAAAFVAARTQLLKD from the coding sequence ATGACACACACACTTTTCGCGGCCGACGCGCTGCTGCCCGAAGGCTGGGCCAAGAACGTCCTGCTGACATGGGACGACGTGGGACGGCTGACGCAGGTTCAGTCCGGCACGCAGCGCCCCGTCGACACGCAGGCCGCCACCGGCCCCGTGGTCCCCGGCATGCCCAACCTGCATTCGCACGCCTTCCAGCGCGCCTTCGCGGGCCTCACCGAGCACCGCGCCGAGCAGCAGGACAGCTTCTGGAGCTGGCGCACGCTGATGTACCGCTTTGCCGCGCGCCTCGGCCCGCAGCACATGGAAGCCATCGCGACCTGGCTCTACACCGAGATGCTCGAAGCCGGCTACACCGGCGTGTGCGAGTTCCAGTACGTGCATCACGACGTGGACGGCCGCCCGTATGCCGACGACGCCACGCTGAGCCTGGCGCTGCTGCGCGCTGCGAAGAAGGTCGGCATCGGCTTCACGCTGCTGCCCGTGCTCTACCAGACCGGCGGTTTCGGCGACCAGCCGCCCACCGACGGCCAACGCCGCTTCATCCGCTCGACCGAATCGATGCTGCGCCTGCTCGAAGCGCTCAAGCCCGCGTGCGACGCGCAGGGCGCGCGCCTGGGCCTGGCGCCGCACTCGCTGCGCGCCGTGCCGCCCGAGAGCCTGCGCGACGCGATCGCGGGGCTCGAGGCCATCGACCGCACCGCACCCATCCACATCCACATCGCCGAGCAGACGAAGGAAGTGGACGACTGCGTGGCCTGGAGCGGCCTTCGCCCCGTCGAATGGCTGCTCGACCATGCCCCGGTCGACGCGCGCTGGTGCCTGGTGCATGCCACGCACATGAACGACGCCGAGTACGAGTACGCGGCGCAGAGCGGCGCGGTCGCGGGCCTGTGCCCGACCACCGAGGCCAACCTGGGCGACGGCATCTTCGACTTCGCCAAATGGCGCGGCTACGGCGGCGCATGGGGCGTTGGCTCGGACAGCCACGCCAGCGTCAACGCCGCCGAGGAGCTGCTGATGCTCGAATACAGCCAGCGGCTGGGCAAGCGGCAGCGCAACGTCGGCGCCAGCGCGGCGCAGCCGCATGTCGCGACCGCGCTCACGCTCGAGGCGGTGCAGGGCGGCGCGCGGGCTTCCGGCCGCGCGGTCGGCGGCCTGGCCGTGGGGCAGCAGGCCGACTTCGTGGTGCTCGACGCATCGCACCTCGCGCTGCAGGGGCTGTCCGCGCCCGATATGCTCTCGGCCCACGTCTTCGCGAGCCACCGCACCTCGGCCATCGACGCCGTCTGGGTGGCGGGCGAGGTTCGCGTCGCGGCCGGCCGCCATGCGCTGCACACCGACGCCGCGGCCGCCTTCGTGGCCGCGCGCACCCAACTTCTCAAGGATTGA
- the hutG gene encoding N-formylglutamate deformylase, producing MAFTTTEPPFRFLQGTRPLLISMPHVGTHVPPALAARFTDEARHVPDTDWHLERLYDFADELGASVLVATHSRYVVDLNRPPDGASLYPGQSVTGLCPVDTFDDTPIYANPADLPGEAEIAERRDAIWQPYHAKLAEELARIRAQHGVAALWDAHSIRSVLPRFFEGKLPDLNLGTGKGISCDPALAQTLLGIAESATGYTGVLNGRFTGGYITRNYGNPAQNVHAVQLEMTQSSYMQEKLPFDYLPEVAAGVQPHVRRMIEAVLAFVESRRKG from the coding sequence ATGGCCTTCACCACCACCGAACCGCCATTCCGCTTTCTCCAGGGCACGCGCCCGCTGCTGATCTCGATGCCGCACGTCGGCACGCACGTGCCGCCCGCGCTGGCCGCCCGCTTCACCGACGAAGCGCGCCACGTGCCGGACACCGACTGGCACCTCGAGCGGCTCTACGACTTCGCCGACGAGCTGGGCGCCTCGGTGCTCGTGGCCACGCACTCGCGTTACGTGGTCGACCTGAACCGTCCGCCGGACGGCGCCAGCCTGTACCCGGGCCAGAGCGTCACCGGCCTGTGCCCGGTCGACACTTTCGACGACACGCCGATCTACGCCAACCCCGCCGACCTGCCGGGCGAAGCCGAGATCGCCGAGCGCCGCGACGCCATCTGGCAGCCCTATCACGCCAAGCTGGCCGAAGAGCTCGCGCGCATCCGCGCGCAGCACGGCGTGGCCGCGCTGTGGGACGCGCACTCGATCCGCTCGGTGCTGCCGCGTTTCTTCGAAGGCAAGCTGCCCGACCTGAATCTGGGCACCGGCAAGGGCATCAGCTGCGATCCGGCGCTGGCCCAGACGCTGCTGGGCATCGCCGAAAGCGCCACCGGCTACACGGGCGTGCTCAACGGCCGCTTCACCGGCGGCTACATCACGCGCAACTACGGCAACCCGGCGCAGAACGTGCACGCGGTGCAGCTGGAGATGACGCAGTCCAGCTACATGCAGGAAAAGCTGCCCTTCGACTACCTGCCCGAGGTGGCGGCAGGCGTGCAGCCGCATGTGCGGCGGATGATCGAGGCGGTGCTGGCGTTCGTGGAGAGCCGCCGAAAGGGCTGA
- a CDS encoding homocysteine S-methyltransferase family protein, with amino-acid sequence MKPVIYTHGQALPGILAKRIAILDGAMGTMIQRFKLTEEQYRGERFKDFERDVKGNNELLSLTRPDVIRDIHEGYLAAGADLIETNTFGATTIAQEDYKMAHLAREMNLESAKLARAACDKFSTPDKPRFVAGALGPTPKTASISPDVNDPGARNVNFEELRAAYYEQTEALVEGGADVILVETIFDTLNAKAALFAVDEYFDNSGNRLPLIISGTVTDASGRILSGQTVTAFWHSVRHAQPLAIGLNCALGAALMRPYIQELARVAGDTYISCYPNAGLPNPMSDTGFDETPDVTSRLLHEFAAEGLVNIVGGCCGTTPDHIAAIGQAVAPMQGRALGVNSAGFYREAA; translated from the coding sequence ATGAAGCCCGTCATCTATACCCACGGCCAGGCCCTGCCTGGCATCCTCGCCAAACGCATCGCCATCCTCGACGGCGCCATGGGCACGATGATCCAGCGCTTCAAGCTCACCGAGGAGCAGTACCGCGGCGAGCGATTCAAGGATTTCGAGCGCGACGTCAAGGGCAACAACGAGCTGCTGTCGCTCACGCGGCCCGACGTGATCCGCGACATCCACGAGGGCTACCTCGCGGCCGGCGCCGACCTCATCGAGACCAACACCTTCGGCGCGACCACCATCGCGCAGGAGGACTACAAGATGGCGCACCTGGCACGCGAGATGAACCTCGAATCCGCCAAGCTCGCGCGCGCGGCCTGCGACAAGTTCAGCACCCCGGACAAGCCACGCTTCGTGGCCGGCGCCCTCGGCCCGACGCCCAAGACGGCGAGCATCAGCCCCGACGTGAACGACCCGGGCGCGCGCAACGTCAACTTCGAGGAACTGCGCGCTGCCTACTACGAGCAGACCGAAGCGCTGGTCGAAGGCGGCGCCGACGTGATCCTGGTCGAGACCATCTTCGACACGCTCAACGCCAAGGCCGCGCTGTTCGCGGTGGACGAATACTTCGACAACAGCGGCAACCGGCTGCCGCTGATCATCAGCGGCACGGTGACCGACGCTTCGGGCCGCATCCTGAGCGGCCAGACCGTCACCGCCTTCTGGCACAGCGTGCGCCATGCGCAGCCGCTGGCCATCGGCCTGAACTGCGCGTTGGGCGCGGCGCTGATGCGCCCGTACATCCAGGAGCTGGCGCGCGTGGCCGGCGACACCTACATCAGCTGCTACCCGAACGCGGGCCTGCCCAACCCGATGAGCGACACCGGCTTCGACGAGACGCCGGACGTCACCTCGCGCCTGCTGCACGAGTTCGCGGCCGAGGGGCTGGTGAACATCGTGGGCGGCTGCTGCGGCACCACGCCGGACCACATCGCCGCCATCGGCCAGGCGGTGGCGCCGATGCAGGGCCGCGCGCTGGGCGTCAACAGCGCCGGCTTCTACCGCGAAGCTGCATAA
- a CDS encoding SH3 domain-containing protein encodes MNSFAQRWAGIAAVALVLPLSAAAQQAFTRGAVNLRAGPSGDYPLVARLAPGQPLEVVGCTSGYGWCDVVLPDGGRGWVWARNLDYAYQDQRVPLATYGAVIGVPIIGFAIGSYWGNYYRNRSWYGDRRWWGGVPPPPVAGWQPPPPIRPGWQPRPWPGPGFRPPGPGVRPPPPPGIRPPIDPGFRPPRPHPGFRPGPPPGMPHPGGGGGGGHHGGGGHRP; translated from the coding sequence ATGAACTCATTCGCACAACGCTGGGCCGGCATCGCCGCGGTCGCCTTGGTACTGCCGCTTTCGGCGGCGGCGCAGCAGGCCTTCACGCGCGGCGCCGTGAACCTGCGAGCCGGCCCGTCGGGCGACTACCCGCTGGTGGCGCGCCTGGCGCCCGGGCAGCCGCTCGAGGTGGTCGGCTGCACCAGCGGCTACGGCTGGTGCGACGTGGTGCTGCCCGACGGCGGGCGTGGCTGGGTCTGGGCACGCAACCTCGACTACGCCTACCAGGACCAGCGCGTGCCTCTGGCCACGTATGGCGCGGTGATCGGTGTGCCGATCATCGGCTTCGCGATCGGCAGTTACTGGGGCAACTACTACCGTAACCGCTCCTGGTACGGCGACCGGCGCTGGTGGGGCGGCGTGCCGCCGCCGCCGGTGGCCGGCTGGCAACCGCCGCCGCCGATCCGGCCGGGATGGCAGCCGCGCCCCTGGCCGGGTCCGGGTTTCAGGCCGCCGGGGCCGGGCGTGCGTCCGCCGCCTCCGCCCGGCATCCGGCCGCCGATCGACCCCGGCTTCAGGCCGCCGCGGCCGCATCCGGGCTTCCGGCCCGGTCCGCCACCGGGCATGCCGCATCCCGGCGGCGGCGGTGGTGGCGGGCATCACGGCGGCGGCGGCCACCGGCCCTGA
- a CDS encoding LysR family transcriptional regulator: MAFTSDNVDVFLAVIDHGSFSAAARALHRVPSAVSMAIANLEAELDLPLFDRKGREPQPTAAARSLEPQARMLATQLKQLQVQALALTQGLEDRLTLAIAPELLAAPWSGPLATLAQEYPLLQVEVLAAPQADALELLHSGRAQLALVFERPSLDGREGFQEVGSDLMVAVMAPNHPVLLAAPGGKLREDHLTNTRQIVVAGRDLATSDPRFVFARHIWRTDNALAALSLITAGLGWGWLQRNFARPHVAAGALVEIPFENLSNGLDLWVDVVWSRERPLGLGAQRFVSLIGRDRRPPGECGPKTGGN, encoded by the coding sequence ATGGCCTTCACCAGCGACAACGTCGACGTCTTCCTGGCCGTGATCGACCACGGCTCCTTTTCGGCGGCGGCGCGGGCGCTGCACCGGGTGCCCTCGGCCGTGAGCATGGCCATCGCCAACCTCGAGGCCGAACTCGACCTGCCGCTGTTCGACCGCAAGGGCCGCGAGCCCCAGCCGACCGCCGCGGCGCGTTCGCTCGAGCCGCAGGCGCGCATGCTGGCGACCCAGCTCAAGCAGTTGCAGGTGCAGGCCCTCGCGCTGACACAGGGCCTGGAAGACCGGCTCACGCTGGCCATCGCGCCCGAGCTTCTGGCCGCGCCGTGGAGCGGGCCGCTGGCCACGCTGGCACAGGAATACCCGCTGCTGCAGGTCGAAGTGCTGGCTGCCCCGCAGGCCGACGCGCTGGAGCTTCTGCACAGCGGCCGCGCGCAACTGGCGCTGGTGTTCGAACGCCCCAGCCTCGACGGCCGCGAAGGCTTCCAGGAAGTCGGCAGCGACCTCATGGTGGCGGTGATGGCGCCCAACCATCCGGTGCTGCTCGCCGCCCCCGGCGGCAAGCTGCGAGAGGACCACCTGACCAACACCCGGCAGATCGTCGTCGCGGGGCGCGACCTCGCCACCAGCGACCCGCGCTTCGTGTTCGCGCGCCACATCTGGCGCACCGACAACGCGCTGGCCGCGCTGAGCCTGATCACCGCCGGGCTGGGCTGGGGCTGGCTGCAGCGCAACTTCGCGCGGCCTCACGTGGCGGCGGGGGCGTTGGTCGAAATTCCGTTCGAGAACCTCAGCAACGGGCTCGACCTGTGGGTCGACGTGGTGTGGTCACGCGAGCGCCCGCTCGGCCTGGGAGCGCAGCGCTTCGTGTCGCTGATCGGGCGGGATCGCCGGCCCCCCGGCGAATGCGGGCCCAAGACCGGCGGCAACTGA